In Capsicum annuum cultivar UCD-10X-F1 chromosome 8, UCD10Xv1.1, whole genome shotgun sequence, the genomic window CACTCAATTTGGCAATAAAAACACATATAATTAGCATATATATTTAATTGTTCAGGGCGCTTAGTGTTGCCTCTCCCTCAAGGGCTTCTTTCCTTCATGTTTAAATTTAGAAAGCATACTGGGAAAGAAGCTCTGGCAGGGAGAGCCAACAAAATGTGTCTTGTCTTGCTTCTCTAACTACAACTGATAGTTGTTGCTCTTCACAGGGCAGTCTTTTTTCACTCTCCCTCAAAGGCTTCTGGCTTAAAAATGTCTTACACTTCGGGGTTTGAGCTAATGCCAGAGGTCTTTCGAGTGAGAGTGGACAAATTCTGCTGTGATATATTATGCACAACTCCAACTCAACAAAGAAACTGTTCTTAAGTGGCAGATCTATAGTGTTGTCTATGAGTTCACGTGAACCTAGTAGCTTTTGTCCAGGACTGTATATGTATTGAGAAATCtactaaatatcaataaatatttgacgGTGACATATTCCGAAAGAACTTTTTTCCTTCTGATAAACTGATTCTACTTTTTTTCCTATGCAGTTACGGTGCATCAACTCTGTACCACAGCTCAAGAGTGCCTCTATGATCATGAGAAATAGACAAATGAGGATTATTTTGACCCTGAAATTATGATGTGAAGGCTTAACTGAGTCGAGGGGGAGAAGATATAGCTCTTTTCTGCACTAACTGTCTTTAGCTTGAACTACGTATGGATGGCTGAAAACTTTAAAGCACCCATCATCACTAACGGGTTGTCGGTGCAACTGACCGACTGACTTAAAATCCTGAATCTGCCTTCTGGAGTTGAGAAGTGgctagttgtatacttttttgtatGGAAATATTTCTAAGATTATGTTTCTGCAAGTAATCTTAAGACCACTTATCCTAAGGGGAAATCGTTTATATTGAATGAAGTCATGCACAGCTTTTACAAAGGGACTCATGCTCATCGTCTATCTGTTATACATACATAATGAAAAATATTGACCTTGCAGTATATGTTTCTGACAATGaactgttgggttcaaaatcaagaGGGGGTCATGCGGAAACTTAATATTTGCAAACCATGgatgataaatcagatgacacaaaaaacaatattaaaaaaacataatattattatatgatttgatcAATTGGCTtacatataaaacataaaattcaaaatatagaagctaatgagagagaaaatctctatTGTGTTATGGTAAGACTACTATATTGTGGATGTCATTGTGTTATATGGTAAGACTACATTGtgaatgctattgtgttatggtaaagactacattatggatgctatTGTATTATCGTATGAGAAGGgtatgtccaaaacctttcctctaattatatttttctttcagtaaaagtaaaaataattatgataacttttattttccttctaagaaaaagtaaagtaATAAAATCAAGCCAAAAACCCTAACATAAACCTCCTTTCCGCCCGCTAGcgtcccccacccccaccccacccatgGAATGAAGCAATGATGTATGGCTGACTGGAATCATGCCATATGCGGACTATCCACGGTCCACCAGCAGGTTACAGCATTATCATATGAGTGAAGTTTTGTCACACTAGACAATATACTTGAAATTAAACCATCATGTGTTTCTTTCAAGAAATCATAAAGCTTTGGCACTGGAAGAAACTTGGCGCCAACAGAATCGAATTGatatagaaaattcaaataaTCAACCAACTAGATTGGATTTGAGATGTAATTGATTAATGATTATTGATTGTCTtgaggaataaataaataaattagcatGCATTTTCTCAATCCTTCTTTTGGTGGCTGAATCCTGAAGGAGATTAAATTGTGATATCTGAAGTTCCTCCaggaaacaaaagaagaaaaaaaaaatactttaggGTATATGGAGGGTCCACTTTGTATtatattcaattatctaaaaaGTACACACTAGATAACCTTATCCACTAAACTAGATTCTTGATTTTCAATCATAAGAATTTATTTCCCCATGTCTTTCCCTTTCTAGTAGCTTTTGTTAGAGCCCTCCAAATCCAACTGTTTAACTGTTACTTTTTCATAAGCAACTACCTTGATGCCATAATTTTCTTCAAGCTCAAAATTCACCATGGAGGCTGCTGCCACTCCATTGTACCACTTCATTTCTTCACATCAGCTACTCACCCAAAAGAAACCAGGATGCTATTCCACAAATTTTGGCCTTGTAAATGCAGCAGAAACACTTGCTGAAACTTCACCCCCAACCTCTCTGGAATCATTTTCTAATTTGCAATCTGATTGTAATAAAAAGTTCCACTCACTAAATTCAGTCAAAGCTATGCATGCCAAGATGATAAAATTGTCTAGAGAATGggatataaagaaaaatatgcagtATGTTATCTCAGGTTACTTGAAATTTGGTGATTTTCAATCAGCTGCAGTATTATTCTTTGTGGGGTTTGCAGAGAACTATTTGTATTGGAATTCTTTCCTTGAAGAATATACAGATTTTGGAGGAACACCATGTGAAATTCTTGAAGTTTTCAGTGAGTTGCATAGTAAAGGAGTGAATTTTAACACTGAAATTCTTGCTTTTGTATTGAAAATCTGTTCAAAGTTAAGAGATGTGTGGTTAGGATTGGAAGTCCATGCTTGTCTGATCAAGAAGGGATTTGATTTAGATGTGTATACAAAATGTGCACTGATGAATTTTTATGGGAGGTGTTGTGGGACTGAGAGTGCTAATGAGGTCTTTAAAGAAACATCAACGCGTGACTCTTTGTTGTGGAATGAAGCGATTTTGGTTAATGTGAGGAATGAGAAATGGGCAGAAGGTCTACAAATGTTTCGCGATATGCAGGCTTTACTTGTTAAGGCCAATAGCTTAACCATTTCCAAAGTTTTGCAAGCCTGTGGGAAATTGGGAGCTTTTGATGAAGGGAAACAGATTCACGGGTATGTTATACGATATGCCTTAGAATCGAATATACTCATAAGCACTGCACTGATCAACATGTATGTGAAAAATGACTCTCTCAAACTTGCTAGAGTAGTTTTTGATTCAACAGACAATCGTAATCTGCCTTGTTGGAACAGTATTATATCGGGGTATACTGCACTCGGTCACCTTGATGATGCGTGGGAGCTATTTCATGAAATGAAAGCTTGCAACATAAAACCGGACATAATAACCTGGAACAGCCTTTTATCTGGTCATTTTCTTCATAGATCATTTCGAGAAGTTTTGGCAATTCTGAGGAGAATGCAGAGTGCTGGTTATCAGCCAAATCGCAACTCTATAACTAGTGCCCTTCAAGCAGTGAGTGAAATACGATATTTGAGAATTGGGAAGGAGATTCATTGCCATGTTATAAGAAAAGGACTTGAGTATGACCTGCATATTGCAACTTCACTGGTAGACATGTATGTGAAGAATGGCGACTTGACATCTGCACAAGCTTTTTTTGATTGTATGCCAAACAGAAATGTTTGTGCTTGGAATTCATTAATTTCGGGGTATTCCTGCAGGGGACATTTTGAAAAAGCTGGTGATCTTTTGAATCAGATGAAGGAAGAGGGGATTAAACCGGATATAGTGACCTACAATAGCATGGTTTCTGGTTATTCAACGTCCAACTGCATTAAGGAAGCTTTGGGTATGATTAGAAGGATCAAAAGTTCTGGCATGTCTCCGAACGTCATTTCATGGACCTCTTTAGTATCAGGTTGTACACAACAAGGATACTTCAGAGAAGCATTTGAGTTTTTAACTCAGATGCAGGAGGAAGGTATCAAAGTCAATTCAGTTACGGTTGCAAGCTTACTTCAAGCATGCGCGGGTCTCTCTTTGTTACATATTGGGAAAGAGATACACTGCCTTTGTATACGGAATGATTTTATAGATGATGTATATGTATCTACGGCTCTCATAGACATGTACAGCAAGTGTGGAAACTTAGAAAATGCCCAGACAGTTTTCCAAAGACTCGAGAACAAAACATTAGCTTCCTGGAATTCCATGATAACAGGATTTGCCATATACGGCCTAGGTACAGAGGCAATTTCACTCTTTGATAAAATGAGAGAAGCAAACATCCAACCAGATGCCATAACATTTATAGCTCTTCTATCTAGTTGTAAACATTCTGGTTTGCTTGATAAAGGTTGGAAATATTTTGATCATATGAAGACAGATTTTGGAGTTGTCCCAACAATTGAGCATTATTCTTGCATGGTTGATCTTCTGGGAAGAGTTGGTTTCCTTGATGAAGCATCGGATTTTATTCAGTCAATGCCAACGGAGCCAAATGCTGCTGTTTGGGGCGCTCTTCTTACATCATGTCGGATCCATGGAAACGTTGAGCTTGGAGAGATTGCAGCTGAATACCTTTTCAAGTTAGAACCATATAATGCAGCTAACTATGCCTTAATGATGAATCTCTATGCACTTTCAAACAGATGGACAGATGTTGACCGCATTAGAGACAAGATGGAAGCTATGGGAGTGAAAATCGGACCAGTATGGAGTTGGCTAAAAGTCAATCAGAGGATTCACATATTCTCTTCAGCAGGAAAAACTCATCCAGAAGAAGGAGAGATATACTTTGAGCTGTACAAGTTGATTTCTGAGATGAAAAAGTTGGGATATAAACCTGATACTAAATGTGTTTATCAGGACATTGCTGAAGTGGAGAAAGAAAAGGTGCTGCTTGGTCACACAGAGAAACTGGCAATTACATATGGATTGATCAGGACCACGAGTCCTGCACCTATCAGGGTGATTAACAACACAAGAGTATGTTCCGACTGCCATACTGTTGCAAAACACATGTCGTTGCTGAGAAGGCGAGAGATTTTCCTAAAAGATGGTGTCCGCTTTCACCATTTTAGGGATGGTAAGTGTTCTTGCTGTGACTTCTGGTAAGGGTATGCCGAGCATCTTCTTCTCCTATAACAGAAAACAAATGCTGTGTTGCACCACTTTTGTAAATGTAAATCCTTTTGTTATATGAAGCTCATAGATGCCGGACAAATGTCATGAATACAGTGATACGTGGAATCAGTTTAAGCGTCATTACAATTGTAAATTTCTGAGGAAAGCTTGATCACAGTTCAATCTATTGTAAAAAAGAAATGATTCAGTAGAGCGAGTACATAATTGTTTAGTATGATGACTCCTGTGTTATTTATCCATATTTTGTTCTCCATTCATTTGCTATTAATCTTGTAGGATCTAATTTGTGAAGAGATCTTAGTAGTGATCAGTAACTCTTTAGACTATTAAACTATACCTGTCTAATGACAACTCTTGCTTCCTAGCAAACATCAACATTGTTAAGAGGCAAATTTGAGCAAAAAGTTCAGTCTGTTTCTGAGAAATGACTTCTCGGATTCTTTTTCTACAGAGAAGAGAGGAACTCTTGCTgaattttctttatcttcatatTGTTTCTTTCCTTGTCTATATTTGCATTTTCCAGGGTAGACtttattatttgaaaaagaaaaaaaactatcatttttgtATGGAAACTCTTTAAACCTAGTTCATTAGTTACCAATTGTGCTTCAATAGACtcccctccgtcccaaattacctaatttgatttctcattttacttgtcttttttcattaatcaagacagaCAATTTTTTTCcccattatacccttagtaattgattactccttgttactagcattgaattatcaaatcttgaaaaatgttgcaaagacTTTGGTAATCCTATAATCCTAATTATCCATGCAAAAAGTGTTTTGGTATCAGTGATATAATaactccatcaatattggaactaacaacaTGACAACATTAATAGGgacaaaatgataaaattatcttatcaattattgttttcttaatagttgtgtcatctcaatttgggggacgggtaatttgggatggagggagtatctCTTAAGGCTTTTCAAACAAAGGAAAAGGTACCAGTTACCAGTACCACCAGTATCAAATCATCCACAATTTATTAATGCAAAGGAAGACAGCCTATGCAAATTTGACAATTGTGAGCTACAGATAGAACAAGATAAGAGATGAAAAACTGACTGATAACCACTCTTAAGCGTTTCAATATCCTCTATTGCAATTCCCCTATAAGATTGGGCACAGAAGTCCTCCTTGATGTCTCATTCCCATCAACCTTTCATAAAGTTGTATTATCCGCAACACCTAAtacatcaataatagtcaaaagtTTGCCTTAAAATGCTAGAGCTGAATGCCCTGCAATTGAGGGAAGATATCCCTTTTTGAGATTGGAAATAAGTTGACAGTAGACTGGAAAAAAGTGACTACTAAATTCACATGATATGTAGAGTCAAATAAGTTTGCACCATCTACGCATATGTGACATGGACTCTGGTTACCGCTGTACATGATACACGAGTGTAAATATCTTGACTCAGATACATGTACTACAGAAGCACTAGCTACACGCAAATTAACTTACGAGGTTAGGCAGTCTCGATTTCAATACAAAATTTGTAGGTGAAAATTGGTCGAACTATCTGGAATTGCATGAAGAACTATGTTTACGTTCTTAGTTTCTATCACAAGCATGATACAGCAAGCTCAAAACAAACATTAGACCATAATAAAGGAAAACCACTCTACTGCACTCCAGTCGAGGCAAGAGTTCTCCCAACTTATATATACAAAGCTCTGGAAACAAGGTGCAATACAAACATTCTGCCCATAATTTTCGCAAG contains:
- the LOC107839293 gene encoding pentatricopeptide repeat-containing protein At4g01030, mitochondrial, producing MEAAATPLYHFISSHQLLTQKKPGCYSTNFGLVNAAETLAETSPPTSLESFSNLQSDCNKKFHSLNSVKAMHAKMIKLSREWDIKKNMQYVISGYLKFGDFQSAAVLFFVGFAENYLYWNSFLEEYTDFGGTPCEILEVFSELHSKGVNFNTEILAFVLKICSKLRDVWLGLEVHACLIKKGFDLDVYTKCALMNFYGRCCGTESANEVFKETSTRDSLLWNEAILVNVRNEKWAEGLQMFRDMQALLVKANSLTISKVLQACGKLGAFDEGKQIHGYVIRYALESNILISTALINMYVKNDSLKLARVVFDSTDNRNLPCWNSIISGYTALGHLDDAWELFHEMKACNIKPDIITWNSLLSGHFLHRSFREVLAILRRMQSAGYQPNRNSITSALQAVSEIRYLRIGKEIHCHVIRKGLEYDLHIATSLVDMYVKNGDLTSAQAFFDCMPNRNVCAWNSLISGYSCRGHFEKAGDLLNQMKEEGIKPDIVTYNSMVSGYSTSNCIKEALGMIRRIKSSGMSPNVISWTSLVSGCTQQGYFREAFEFLTQMQEEGIKVNSVTVASLLQACAGLSLLHIGKEIHCLCIRNDFIDDVYVSTALIDMYSKCGNLENAQTVFQRLENKTLASWNSMITGFAIYGLGTEAISLFDKMREANIQPDAITFIALLSSCKHSGLLDKGWKYFDHMKTDFGVVPTIEHYSCMVDLLGRVGFLDEASDFIQSMPTEPNAAVWGALLTSCRIHGNVELGEIAAEYLFKLEPYNAANYALMMNLYALSNRWTDVDRIRDKMEAMGVKIGPVWSWLKVNQRIHIFSSAGKTHPEEGEIYFELYKLISEMKKLGYKPDTKCVYQDIAEVEKEKVLLGHTEKLAITYGLIRTTSPAPIRVINNTRVCSDCHTVAKHMSLLRRREIFLKDGVRFHHFRDGKCSCCDFW